From one Mobula birostris isolate sMobBir1 chromosome 20, sMobBir1.hap1, whole genome shotgun sequence genomic stretch:
- the LOC140184927 gene encoding sin3 histone deacetylase corepressor complex component SDS3-like: MSVALLSLIVDYYNDGEELDSVDDEDERSICGHDSGEDTENARETDIANKQDDEDYLEVKEQMYQERLTSLKRQLQQLQEGTLQEYQKRMKKLDQQYKERIRNAELFLQLETEQVERNYIKEKKAAVKEFEDKKIELEEKKKMIENERLTMELTGDSMEVKSITTRKLRRRPIDPAPITDKRQKPAPALLNYLLTGEQIIEDLQTLNKLKSPKRTASPFSPEHLPSTPAKSPAQRYEARIEDGKLYYDKRWYPKGQATYLDSKEHTKIGCVISSVGRKEIWVRKTSDSTKLRIYLGQLHRGVFIIQRRSAA, encoded by the exons ATGTCTGTAGCTCTCCTCTCACTCATTGTTGACTATTACAATGACGGGGAGGAGCTAGACAGTGTTGACGATGAGGACGAACGCAGTATCTGTGGCCACGACTCAGGTGAAGATACAGAGAAtgcaagggagacagatattgccaataaacaggatgatgaagactacctggaagtaaaagagcagatgtaccaggagagattgacatctctcaaaagacagctacagcagttacaggaaggcactttgcaggagtatcagaaaaggatgaagaaactagatcaacaatacaaggaaagaatacgaaatgcagagctttttctgcaactggagacagaacaagtggaaaggaattatattaaagagaagaaagcagcagtgaaggaatttgaagataaaaagattgagttagaagaaaagaaaaagatgattgagaatgagaggctaacaatggagctcacaggagattctatggaggtaaagtCAATAACaactaggaaactaaggaggagacctaTTGACCCTGctccaattacagacaaaagacaaaaacctgcacctgcactgttaaattacttgttaacaggTGAACAGATAATAGAAGATCTGcaaactctcaataagcttaaatctccgaAAAG GACAGCATCTCCGTTttctcctgagcatcttcccagcactcctgctaaatcaccagcacaaagatatgaagcacgaatagaagatggaaagttatattacGATAAAAGATGGTATCCTAAAGGTCAGGCTACGTATTTGGATTCTAAGGAGCATACgaagattggctgtgtaattagctcagttggaaGAAAggagatatgggtaaggaagacaagtgatagcacaaagctgcgtatatatctaggacagctgcacagaggagtcttcattatacagaggcgatctgctgcctag